The Bacillota bacterium genome contains a region encoding:
- a CDS encoding LacI family transcriptional regulator, producing the protein MNKATIYNVAYAANVSLATVSRTLNNPQKVKPETRDRVLRIIKELGYKPNAFAKGLASKKSTTVAVIVPDMSRASVAEMLNGIAVEARKYNYSLLIYVLKDEKLEESEMLKEVVASQVDGILYLNDEINEQQYTMLNIIQDEYKVPIVLANTLYPYDNKLVTVCIDYFKAAYEITSRLIQAGRKNIYLLTTARKYMVNDLKEEGYLKAVKEANLDTNIIRTSGDIIVNTVHFNELFKDVGKQIDGVIAVRDSIAVSFINTMIEKGKHIPKDISVYGFQNTKYASLCRPKLSCVDIPIIDIGAKAMALLKREIDGDSVEVKFNVLPHNIIERNTTK; encoded by the coding sequence ATGAATAAAGCTACAATTTATAATGTTGCTTATGCCGCAAATGTATCGCTTGCAACGGTTTCAAGAACCTTGAATAATCCACAAAAGGTTAAACCAGAAACAAGAGATAGAGTGCTTCGCATCATTAAAGAACTAGGATACAAACCCAATGCTTTCGCTAAAGGTCTAGCAAGCAAGAAGAGTACAACGGTAGCTGTGATTGTGCCAGACATGTCGAGAGCATCGGTCGCGGAAATGCTTAATGGAATTGCTGTTGAAGCTCGCAAATATAATTATTCACTGTTGATTTATGTTTTAAAAGATGAAAAACTTGAAGAATCAGAAATGCTAAAAGAAGTTGTTGCAAGTCAAGTAGATGGAATCTTATATTTAAATGATGAAATTAATGAGCAACAATATACAATGCTAAATATCATTCAAGATGAATACAAAGTACCAATTGTATTAGCAAACACACTATATCCTTATGATAATAAACTAGTTACAGTATGTATTGACTACTTTAAAGCCGCTTATGAAATTACAAGTAGATTAATTCAAGCAGGTAGAAAAAACATCTATCTTTTGACTACAGCTAGAAAATACATGGTAAATGATTTAAAAGAAGAAGGATATTTAAAAGCAGTCAAAGAAGCAAATTTAGATACAAATATTATTCGCACAAGCGGAGATATCATTGTCAACACGGTTCATTTCAATGAATTATTTAAAGATGTAGGTAAACAAATTGATGGAGTGATTGCCGTAAGAGATTCTATCGCAGTATCGTTTATCAATACTATGATTGAAAAAGGCAAACATATTCCAAAAGACATAAGTGTTTATGGATTCCAAAACACTAAATATGCATCTCTTTGTAGACCAAAATTATCTTGTGTAGATATCCCAATTATTGATATTGGCGCAAAAGCGATGGCTTTATTAAAACGAGAAATCGATGGAGATTCTGTTGAAGTAAAATTTAATGTATTGCCACATAACATTATTGAACGAAATACAACTAAATAA
- a CDS encoding tyrosine--tRNA ligase translates to MNLFEDLKWRGLVYDTTDPNVENVLNNEKLTFYLGADPTADSLHVGHLLAYLVAKRLMDYGHKPILLIGGGTGLIGDPSFKSQERQLLTIEESLKNGEGILKQVKNLLPTASMVNNYDWISSLNAIEFLRDIGKHFNVSYMMSKDSVKSRIENGISFTEFAYQIVQAWDFEYLFANKNCNMQIGGQDQWGNITSGLELIRKMHGFESKAYGFTFPLVTKADGTKFGKSESGSVWLDSARTSVYDFYQYWINTADDDVLMRLKQFSFLSRETIEELELEVKKNPHLRNAQKKLAEEVTTLVHGDDAYKEALKISEALFSGEIKDLTVSEIRMGFKELLSFETSKEELLVDLLLKVDLASSKRQAREFIQNGAITINGEKETNLDFVVIKANAIGNTYTILRKGKKKYAVVTHK, encoded by the coding sequence ATGAACTTATTTGAAGATTTAAAATGGAGAGGATTAGTATATGATACAACCGATCCAAATGTAGAAAACGTATTAAATAACGAAAAATTAACATTCTATTTGGGTGCTGACCCAACAGCAGATAGTTTACATGTAGGGCATCTTTTAGCATACTTAGTTGCGAAAAGGTTGATGGATTATGGGCATAAACCAATCCTGTTAATCGGTGGAGGAACTGGATTAATTGGAGATCCAAGTTTTAAAAGTCAAGAACGTCAATTGTTAACAATAGAAGAATCGCTGAAAAATGGCGAAGGAATCTTAAAGCAAGTTAAAAACTTGCTTCCAACAGCGTCTATGGTAAATAATTATGATTGGATTTCTTCTTTAAATGCCATTGAATTTTTAAGAGACATTGGAAAACATTTCAATGTATCCTATATGATGAGTAAAGATTCGGTGAAATCAAGAATAGAAAACGGTATCTCATTTACGGAATTCGCATATCAAATTGTACAAGCATGGGATTTTGAGTATTTATTTGCAAACAAAAACTGTAATATGCAAATAGGCGGACAAGATCAATGGGGAAACATTACTTCAGGTCTAGAATTGATACGCAAAATGCATGGGTTTGAAAGCAAAGCCTATGGGTTTACCTTTCCTCTTGTAACCAAAGCGGATGGAACGAAATTCGGGAAATCAGAGTCAGGGTCTGTATGGTTAGATTCTGCCCGAACTTCAGTTTATGATTTTTATCAATATTGGATTAATACAGCAGATGATGATGTTTTGATGCGCTTAAAACAATTTTCATTTTTATCGAGAGAAACCATTGAAGAATTAGAATTAGAGGTTAAAAAAAATCCGCATCTTCGAAATGCTCAAAAAAAATTAGCAGAAGAAGTAACGACTCTTGTTCATGGAGATGACGCTTATAAAGAAGCTTTGAAAATATCTGAAGCTTTATTTAGTGGAGAAATTAAAGATTTAACTGTTTCAGAAATCCGAATGGGTTTTAAAGAATTGTTGTCATTTGAAACTTCTAAAGAAGAATTGTTAGTGGATTTACTTCTGAAAGTGGATTTAGCTTCTTCTAAAAGACAAGCTCGTGAATTTATACAAAATGGAGCAATTACCATTAATGGAGAAAAAGAAACTAATCTAGATTTTGTCGTAATAAAAGCAAATGCCATAGGGAATACCTATACCATTCTTCGAAAAGGCAAGAAAAAATATGCAGTAGTTACGCACAAATAA